Genomic DNA from Pseudofrancisella aestuarii:
CCATATTTCTTTGTTATTACAGTGATGTTTGCATTAGTGAAATTTATTGCAACAGATGTTGATTTTGCTAGTTTAGTGAAGTTATTTTTATTTGGTTTTTTTGCTGGGAATATTATTAGTAGTATTCTTAGTGGAATCTATAATCAATATTTCAAATCACCAAGTTTATTTTTTGTTATAAATATCATTATATTTTTGATTAGTATTTTTGTTTATAAATACGTATCTAGTAGCTTTATATTCTTTTATGGAATGCTTATAGGCTTGATTGGTGGCGGTTATAATATTATGTGGGCACAGTATGCGGCTACTGAATTTCCAACTGAAGTACGTTCGTTAGCTTGTAATATGATCTTTGCTTTAGGTCGAACAAGTAGTATTTTCTTTGGGATTATTTTTGCTTATTGGATTACAAATGAAAGTACATTTGGAAGTAAAGTTAATATTTTAGCTGTATTAGTAGCAGTTATGGTTTTATTGATAATTTTATTTTATAAGAGAGAAAAAATACTAAATAAGTAGAGAGTAATTATTTATGGCAAATAAAGTTTTATTTGGAATTACAGGTAGCGTTTCAGCATTTAAAGCTATTACATTAATTAGACTTTTTATTAAGTCAAACTATCAATGTAAAGCGATAGTGACTAAAGGTGGTTTAGACTTTATAAAGCCAGAACTGCTAGTAGCATTAGGATGTGAGACATATACTGATGAGGCTCTTAATATGTCTAATTATGATGAGGCTATGAGTCATATTAATCTCTCAAGATGGGCAGATAAAATAATTATAGTTCCAGCTTCTGCAAATGTAATTGCAAGAGTAGCTAATGGAATAGCTGATGATTTACTTTCACAAATGCTTCTAGCTTGTAAAGATTTTTCAAAAGTTTATATAGCTCCTGCTATGAATGTGAATATGTGGAATAATCCTTTTACAAAAGAGAACATGGAGAAACTAAAATCTGTGGGATATAACATTATTGAGCCAGATAGTGGGCTACAAGCATGTGGTGATATTGGTGGTGGTAGATTGTCTGAAGCTGAAGATCTTTTCCAAATGTTAGCTACAAAGCAAGATCTTACAGATAAAAAAGTTTTAATTACAGTAGGAGCGACAGTTGAGAATATTGATGGAGTTAGATACTTATCAAACTATAGCTCTGGAAAGATGGGATTAGCTTTAGTTAACGAACTACTATTAAGAGGAGCTAAAGTCACAGTTTTAAAAGCTAAGACAGAGATTTCTTTTGATATTGATAATAAAAATTTAAAAATAATAGATACTAAAAGTGCAGAAGAAATGAATAAGGCTATGCTTTCTGAGACACCTTTAAATAATATATTTATAGCTTGTGCAGCTGTAGCGGATTATAAGATAAAAAATAAGTTTGAGCATAAAATAAAAAAAACAGATGATTCACTTACATTAGAGTTTATAAAAAATCCTGATGTATTGCTAAATTGTAAAAAAATTTTCCCAGAGGTTTTTGCAGTTGGATTTGCTGCAGAATCACAGAACTTAGAAGAATATGCTTTAGCTAAGTTACAAAAGAAAAATTTAGATATGATAGTAGCTAATGATATATCTGTATTAGGAAAAGATGATAGTAGTGTAATTATTATTCCTAAAAGTGGCAAGAATATAAAACTTGAGAATATATCAAAGAAAGAGATTGCTAGAAATATTATAGATGCTGTAAAAGAAAATCATATTTAGAGGTTGCTATGAATATAAAGAAAGTTGTAACTAAGGATAATAGAGAGATCGAAGTAATAGCATTAAAAAACAATAATGTGGAATTAATTTTACTAGATGTTGGTGCGACTATTTATTCACTAAAGACAAAAGATAAAGAGGGTAAATTAGAGAATATAGTTCTTAATTATCAAGATTTAGATAGATATTTTGGTAATGAGTCATACTTTGGTACCACTGTAGGAAGGATTGCTGGACGTATTCCAAATGGAGTGGTTAAGCTAAATGGTAAGTCTTATAACATTAAGAAAAAAAGAGAATCTGATATCAATTTACTACATAGTGGGAAAGGTGGTATTAGCTTTAAAAAATTTGATATTGAAGTTTTAAGTGATACGAAGGTTAAATTCTCTCTATTACAAAAAAGTGAAGATGATGGTTTTCCTGCTGATGTGAATATAGATGTAATTTATGAGTTAAAAGATAATGAGGTTGTTATTGAGTATCATGCTATAGCAAATGAAGATAGTATATTAAACTTAACGAACCATAGCTATTTTAACCTCTCAGGAAATATTAAAAGAACAATCATAGATAACTATTTGAAGATGCCTATAAAGAAATATTTCAGGACCGATGAACAACAATTAGCTGTTGCCTTAGATGATGTTTCCTCAGATATGGATTTTACAAAGCTTACTAAGATATCAGATAAAATAGAGAATGATTTCTATCAAAAGAATGTAGAGAAAGGCATAGATCATATTCTGCTTGTAGATGTTAATGACAAAACAGTTCTAGAAGATGAAATTAGTGGACGAAAGTTAGTGGTGACTAGCTCTTATCCTGTAATGGTTGTTTATACTACTAATTATCCTGATGGTTCAATATTAGAAAATGGTCGGCAGGTGAAGAAGTATGATGGTATATGTTTTGAGTCTCAATATGCACCATTGTTAGATACTGATAACTATGACAATAGTTTATCTAAACTTAAAAAAGGTGATAAGTTTAATAATTTTATTAAGTTATCGTTCTAATATTTAAGAATAATAGTTAATAGTAGCTCTCTTAAATCTTCTTTCTAAGCTTTCAATGTCCATTTTAACAGCTCTACAATAGTTGTATGTAGAATCTAATTTTTGCTTACTTGAATATGTTAGGCCAATACTACTTATATTTGCGGCTTTTGAAATTTCTAAAGCTCTTAATATAGATGTATTTTTTAAGCTTAAAGGTTTAGATAGTAAACTTACTATCTGTGAGGCATAAGCTTTCACTTTATCTTCTTTTGAGTTTAGTAAATAACTAAGCTCTAGATATTTTGATAATTCATGAGCAATTCTATTTTTTTCAATAGGTTCTAAACTAATACTAGCTACTTTAAAGCTAATTTTTTCAGAGAAGTCTTCTTTAACTTGTATTTCATCCCAACGTTTTAGTAAATATTTTAATCTTTTATTTAGTAGCTTTATTATTAGAGTATTTTGTTTGATTTTATTTTTTAGACCTAAAAGTTCTGACTTTATAGCCTCATCAAAGTTTTTTAAATTTATACATTTAGTGTTTTGTTGGATTAAACTTAGATTATAGCTAATATCATCACTTTCTTTTATTTGTGGCATATCAGTTTCTATTAGATCGTAATGTTGCTGATAGAGACTATATGTAAAATCATATTTGTTAGTTAGTTTTACTCTTAGATTTTCTATAGATTGAAATAAATCATTCTGTTTAGCACTTTCAAACTTAGGAATAGCTTTAAAATAAAAAAATTCTCTACCTGCTAATAGCTCAATAAAAAGCTGTATGGCATCTGAGGCATCTATTAGATCAAATAAATTATTATCTCCAGAACTTTTATATATCTTATTAAGAAAACCAATTTTTCTTTCAACACCGTTTGCTAGAGTAATTTGTTTCCCTTGAATGTATTTTAAAAAAAGGATTTTCAAGTCTTCAGAAAAGTCATTACTATTGTTAATAAGCTTAAAAGAGGATATAAATCGAGATCTATAGTATGCCGTATCTATAGGAAAACTATTATCTCTATATAGTTGTAATGTTTTTGCAAATTCAGCTATATCCTTATTAAAGTAGAGATTAAAGGCATAAAATATTTCATTATCTGTCGGATGTGATTTTGAAAGTAAATGAGTTGCTATCTTTTCATTTCGATAAATACCTTCAGAAGCTTCTAAATTTAGTTTTTTAGCCATAAAAAGTTTTTCATAACTTTCTTCAATAAGATAAAGTAGATTTTCTTCTGATTGCTTATCTTTCCTATATTTTGATGCATCTAATAAAATCTTTGTCAGAAAACCTACCATACCAACAAGGAAAACGTAGACTGAAAAATAAATAATTGTAGTATATGGAACTAAATTCCCATAACCAATATAGTATCCCACTATAATAGCAATTACAGTTACAGGCCCAGCAGTCCAAAGTATAGATAATATGGCACCTTTAATATTTGTTCTATGAATGGATAGAAGTAAGTCATTAGAATATTCAGGAGTTATATATTGTTTTGAGTTTTTCTTTTGTTCATTTTCTTTAAGCATTAGCTCTTAGAATGTGTTTTTATATATGTTAGTTATAAAGGCTAACATATATTTCTAAAGATATCTAAAAGGGGATTTAGTAAGATAATGCTTTTATAACTTTTTATATTGCTCTAAAGCTTTTTCTCTACTAGTTTTTAAATCAACTATTGGATAAGGGTATGTTTTACCCAATTGAATATTTGCTTTTTCTAGTATTTCTGGCTTGGTAGTCCATGGCTCAGCTAAGTATTTATTTGGAAGTTTAGAAATTTCAGGGACATATTTTCGAATATAGTCTCCTTTTGAATCAAACTTTTGTGCCTGAAGCGCTGGGTTAAATATTCTAAAATACGGTGCTGCATCCATCCCACAGCCAGCAACCCATTGCCAGCTAGCACAGTTGTTAGCAATATCAGCATCAAAAAGGCAATCAAAAAACCATTCTTCACCATACTTCCAATGAATTAAGCAGTTTTTAACTAAGAATGAAGCAACTATCATACGTACACGATTATGCATATATCCTGTTTGCCAAAGCTCTCGCATACCGGCATCAACTATGGGGATACCAGTTTGTCCTTCTTGCCATCTCTTTAAAAGCTTCAGATTATTATCCCATTCAAAGTTATCAAACTTCTCATTAATGTTTTTAGTGTCAAAATCTGGGTAGTAGTACATCAGATAATATGAAAAATCACGCCAAGTTAATTCACGGATGAAGTGTTCATGATTTGATGAAACATTATTTTGATATATGGCATTAAAAATTTGACTAGGGGAAATTTCACCAAAGTGTAGATGAGGTGATAATTTAGATGTGCTATCCATGCTTGGATAATCACGAGCTTCTTTATAATTGTTTATTTTATCTTCAATAAATTCTTCTAGTTTTAATTGAGCAGCTTTTTCACCAACTTCCCAAAAGTTTATAATTCTTTGCCAAGAATGCTTAGGTTTTGTAAGTTCTAAATTCTCTAATGATATAGAGTTTTCTAATTTTATAAGATTAATTACATTAGCTTTAGATAAATTTGGTACATAAGGTTTTATTTGAATTAGTTTCTTGTAAAAAGCAGTAAAAACTTTATAGTGAGTATTGTCATCTTTTAGGCATTGCCATGGCTCAAGGAGTAAGCTTCCATTAAATGTTTTCACATCGATATCATTATTCTGTAAAAGCTTTTTAATCTCACTATCTCTTTTGATACTGTACTTATCATAGCAGCGGTTCCAGTATACATTTGTAATATTATTTTCTTTGGTTAGCTTTTCTATAATATCTTTAGGAGAACCTTTATAGATATTTAGTTTATTGTTTAAAGATTCATCAAGTTTTTTTAAAGATTTTGAAAGCCAAAGTTTACTAGCAGAGCCAATAGGGTATTTTTCATCATGTATATAGATAGCTATAGTTTTGTCTGATTTTACAGCTTCATGTAATGCTGGATTGTCAGTGAGCCTTAAGTCTTGTCTAAACCAATATAATGATATTTCAGACATTTAATCCTCTAGTATAATATTTTTTAGCATTTCTACATGAGTTTCAGAATCATTTAGGCAAGGCACAAGGCTAAAGTTTTTACCACCATGAGCTATGAAAACTTCTCTTTCACGAATTGCTAATTCCTCTAATGTTTCTAAACAATCTGTTGCAAAACCTGGGGCTACTATGACAATATTTTTTCCAGATTTTGCATATTCAATAAGTTTATCTGTAGTATATGGTTCTAACCACTTTTTAGGTCCAAATCTTGATTGAAATGAAAGTTCAAATTCGGTGCCGGTAAGTTTATCTTGTAAGCTTTCTTTAACTAAACGATATGTCTTATGACAATGGCAATAATATGGATCTCCAGCATCAAAGTATTCTTTAGGGATACCATGAAAAGAAAAGAGTATTACATCTGCTTTAAAATCAATTTGCTGTAAATGTTGAACTATCTGTGACTTAACAGCCTCTATATGGTGCTTATTATCATAATATGGTTTTATTCCTTTAATATTTGGTTGCCATCTCAGGTTAGATAAACATTTGTATACCTCATCATAAACGCTAGCTGTTGTAGAGCCTGAATATTGAGGGTATAGAGGCAAAATAGTTATATCTGTCATACCTTGCGACTGTAGATGTTTAATCTTGCTATCTATAGAAGGATTTCCATATCTCATGGCAAAATCTACAATATAGTTATCTAAGCTGTCATTTAATTGATTTGCTAAGTTTTCTGTATATACAAGTAGAGGAGATTTGTTGAGATCATTATTCCAAACTTTCTTATAAAGCTTGGCTGTATTTTTAGATCTTATGGGAAGTATTATTAGATTTAAAATTAACCACCATAATATAGGATTTGCCTCAACAACTCGCTTATCACTTAGAAACTGCTTTAAATATTTTCTAATAGCTTTAATATCAAAAGAATCTGGAGTTCCTAAGTTTACTAATAGAATAGCTTTTTTATTATATTTCGAATTATATTCTTTCATTTTTAATAGAGTTAATTCTTATCAAAACTATTTTAGCAAATATTAACTGAGCTTCTAAGCTGAAAAGTGTTTTTTAGCTTTAAAACAATATATAATTTTTTTGAAGGGATATCCCAGAATTAAATTTTAACGAGGTATATATGAAAAAAGTAATTCTTTTAACATTTGGATTGTTGTCATTTGCAACAACTTCATTTGGATATATGAATATGGCACAACAAAATCCATATGCAATGTACTATGGTCCTGAAGTAGAACAGGAAAGAGCACAAGGGGCTGCATATGTTCCACCAGATAGAGA
This window encodes:
- the coaBC gene encoding bifunctional phosphopantothenoylcysteine decarboxylase/phosphopantothenate--cysteine ligase CoaBC; protein product: MANKVLFGITGSVSAFKAITLIRLFIKSNYQCKAIVTKGGLDFIKPELLVALGCETYTDEALNMSNYDEAMSHINLSRWADKIIIVPASANVIARVANGIADDLLSQMLLACKDFSKVYIAPAMNVNMWNNPFTKENMEKLKSVGYNIIEPDSGLQACGDIGGGRLSEAEDLFQMLATKQDLTDKKVLITVGATVENIDGVRYLSNYSSGKMGLALVNELLLRGAKVTVLKAKTEISFDIDNKNLKIIDTKSAEEMNKAMLSETPLNNIFIACAAVADYKIKNKFEHKIKKTDDSLTLEFIKNPDVLLNCKKIFPEVFAVGFAAESQNLEEYALAKLQKKNLDMIVANDISVLGKDDSSVIIIPKSGKNIKLENISKKEIARNIIDAVKENHI
- a CDS encoding aldose epimerase family protein; translation: MNIKKVVTKDNREIEVIALKNNNVELILLDVGATIYSLKTKDKEGKLENIVLNYQDLDRYFGNESYFGTTVGRIAGRIPNGVVKLNGKSYNIKKKRESDINLLHSGKGGISFKKFDIEVLSDTKVKFSLLQKSEDDGFPADVNIDVIYELKDNEVVIEYHAIANEDSILNLTNHSYFNLSGNIKRTIIDNYLKMPIKKYFRTDEQQLAVALDDVSSDMDFTKLTKISDKIENDFYQKNVEKGIDHILLVDVNDKTVLEDEISGRKLVVTSSYPVMVVYTTNYPDGSILENGRQVKKYDGICFESQYAPLLDTDNYDNSLSKLKKGDKFNNFIKLSF
- a CDS encoding cryptochrome/photolyase family protein, producing the protein MSEISLYWFRQDLRLTDNPALHEAVKSDKTIAIYIHDEKYPIGSASKLWLSKSLKKLDESLNNKLNIYKGSPKDIIEKLTKENNITNVYWNRCYDKYSIKRDSEIKKLLQNNDIDVKTFNGSLLLEPWQCLKDDNTHYKVFTAFYKKLIQIKPYVPNLSKANVINLIKLENSISLENLELTKPKHSWQRIINFWEVGEKAAQLKLEEFIEDKINNYKEARDYPSMDSTSKLSPHLHFGEISPSQIFNAIYQNNVSSNHEHFIRELTWRDFSYYLMYYYPDFDTKNINEKFDNFEWDNNLKLLKRWQEGQTGIPIVDAGMRELWQTGYMHNRVRMIVASFLVKNCLIHWKYGEEWFFDCLFDADIANNCASWQWVAGCGMDAAPYFRIFNPALQAQKFDSKGDYIRKYVPEISKLPNKYLAEPWTTKPEILEKANIQLGKTYPYPIVDLKTSREKALEQYKKL
- the hemH gene encoding ferrochelatase, translated to MKEYNSKYNKKAILLVNLGTPDSFDIKAIRKYLKQFLSDKRVVEANPILWWLILNLIILPIRSKNTAKLYKKVWNNDLNKSPLLVYTENLANQLNDSLDNYIVDFAMRYGNPSIDSKIKHLQSQGMTDITILPLYPQYSGSTTASVYDEVYKCLSNLRWQPNIKGIKPYYDNKHHIEAVKSQIVQHLQQIDFKADVILFSFHGIPKEYFDAGDPYYCHCHKTYRLVKESLQDKLTGTEFELSFQSRFGPKKWLEPYTTDKLIEYAKSGKNIVIVAPGFATDCLETLEELAIREREVFIAHGGKNFSLVPCLNDSETHVEMLKNIILED